Proteins from a single region of Oryza brachyantha chromosome 6, ObraRS2, whole genome shotgun sequence:
- the LOC102721656 gene encoding zinc finger CCCH domain-containing protein 44 has translation MEAGGKRASAEGANGVAAKRARASESSQMGVGSKLKPCTKFFSTSGCPFGSSCHFLHNFPGGYQAVAKMANLGGPAVAAPPGRMPLGLGAPNGPPTSSVKTRMCNKYNTAEGCKWGSKCHFAHGERELGKPMQLDNSMPRAMGSIPNGQFEAPPMPGPDIVPPSTFGASATAKISVDASLAGGIIGKGGVNTKHISRMTGAKLAIRDNESNPNLKNIELEGTFDQIKHASAMVTELIVRISGNTNAPPAKNPGRGSHAGGPGSNFKTKLCENFNKGSCTFGDRCHFAHGESELRKSAAA, from the exons atgGAGGCCGGCGGGAAGCGGGCCTCTGCGGAGGGCGCCAACGGCGTTGCCGCCAAGCGCGCGAGAG CATCGGAGTCATCTCAAATGGGTGTAGGAAGCAAATTGAAGCCGTGCACCAAATTTTTCAG TACTTCTGGATGTCCGTTTGGTTCAAGTTGccattttctccataacttcCCTGGTGGCTACCAGGCTGTTGCAAAGATGGCCAACTTGGGTGGGCCAGCTGTTGCAGCTCCCCCTGGAAGAATGCCTTTAGGACTTGGTGCTCCTAATGGACCACCTACATCCAGCGTGAAAACTCGCATGTGTAACAAGTACAACACTGCAGAAGGGTGTAAGTGGGGCAGCAAGTGTCATTTTGCTCATGGAGAGAGGGAGCTTGGAAAGCCGATGCAGCTGGACAACTCGATGCCACGTGCAATGGGATCAATCCCCAATGGTCAGTTTGAGGCTCCACCAATGCCTGGCCCAGACATTGTTCCTCCCTCAACCTTTGGTGCCTCAGCCACAGCAAAGATCAGTGTTGATGCATCCCTTGCTGGCGGTATCATTGGGAAGGGTGGAGTCAATACAAAGCATATATCCCGAATGACTGGGGCCAAGCTAGCCATCCGGGATAACGAGTCCAACCCCAACCTTAAAAATATTGAGCTTGAGGGGACATTTGACCAGATCAAACATGCTAGTGCTATGGTCACGGAGCTAATTGTCCGCATTAGTGGTAATACTAATGCCCCTCCAGCCAAGAACCCAGGAAGGGGGTCACATGCTGGGGGGCCTGGAAGCAACTTCAAGACCAAGCTGTGTGAGAACTTCAACAAAGGCTCCTGCACATTTGGAGACAGGTGTCATTTTGCCCATGGTGAAAGTGAGCTGCGCAAATCGGCTGCTGCCTGA
- the LOC102721938 gene encoding protein N-terminal asparagine amidohydrolase, with protein sequence MLLVDGEPVAASGSSRGVRLLDCWTSCSPPDTLPGRVLFLQGGGGSELVAALLGDPGLRAASGRLRDAPERRISSGPEEEAAVAPRHVYVFQREFATVDPARIQLVGTDEVTTCVGVVIRNNRTGMTSISHMDFPKIVEGGLKQMLELLGDDNAPFDVHLIGGFDDVSTKVVHSSGRKHSKLEGYSYPLCCRILEVLHKYQKQFHLRTFCVLGNNTTTDLYGNTRPIIGGFVVETSSGAVNPAIFEMNSRCPDEVVRRIRVSVSSYDPTWQGRLLETYDTHSDAFQIAPACWMPDWAEMASSLNQLSDSEVLLQCSTSPAAEPPHFVENERRIWRYLIENPYWEDTFPKYKPRVFHRTSDGKWSRYS encoded by the exons ATGctcctcgtcgacggcgagcccgtcgccgcctccggctcctCCCGCGGGGTGCGCCTGCTTGATTGTTGGACGAGCTGCTCACCTC CTGACACACTTCCCGGGCGCGTTCTGTTCTTGCAGGGGGGCGGCGGGAGCGAGCTGGTGGCGGCGCTACTGGGGGACCCCGGgctccgcgccgcgtccggcAGGCTCAGGGACGCGCCGGAGAGGCGGATCTCCTCggggccggaggaggaggcggcggtggcgccgagGCACGTGTACGTGTTCCAGCGGGAGTTCGCCACCGTGGATCCGGCTCGCATCCAG TTAGTGGGCACAGATGAGGTGACTACATGTGTGGGTGTTGTAATTCGCAACAACAGGACTGGAAT GACTTCTATTAGTCACATGGACTTCCCAAAAATTGTGGAGGGAGGGCTCAAACAGATGTTAGAATTACTTGGTGATGACAATGCACCTTTTGAT GTTCACCTGATTGGTGGCTTTGATGATGTTTCTACAAAG GTTGTACATTCCTCTGGAAGGAAGCACAGCAAACTGGAAGGGTATTCCTATCCACTATGTTGCAGAATACTTGAGGTGTTGCATAAGTACCAGAAGCAATTCCATCTTCGTACATTTTGTGTCCTTGGGAACAATACCACAACTGATTTATATGGGAATACAAGGCCAATAATTGGCGGATTTGTG GTGGAAACCTCATCTGGGGCTGTTAATCCAGCAATCTTTGAAATGAATTCAAGATGTCCAGATGAAGTAGTTAGGCGAATTCGTGTGAGCGTTTCTTCTTATGATCCAACTTGGCAAGGAAGGCTACTGGAGACTTACGATACTCACAGTGATGCTTTTCAAATTGCACCTGCCTGCTG GATGCCAGATTGGGCAGAAATGGCATCCTCGCTTAACCAGCTATCGGACTCTGAGGTCCTGTTGCAGTGCTCCACCTCTCCAGCTGCAGAACCACCGCATTTTGTGGAAAATGAGAGAAG GATCTGGAGATACCTGATTGAGAATCCTTATTGGGAAGACACATTTCCGAAATACAAGCCGCGGGTCTTCCACAGGACCAGTGATGGGAAGTGGTCACGTTACTCATAG
- the LOC121054772 gene encoding uncharacterized protein LOC121054772 — protein sequence MAPPGSRRWAYVRVMAGTILGGVLGFYVMHRVETSYKARMEERLRRYEAHMLAKAKEETEQRLQDEAPQHKDQAQLLPDS from the exons ATGGCGCCCCCGGGGTCGCGGCGGTGGGCGTACGTGCGGGTCATGGCCGGGACCATCCTCGGCGGCGTGCTCGGCTTCTACGTCATGCACCGCGTCGAGACCTCCTACAAG GCGAGGATGGAGGAGAGGCTGCGCAGGTACGAGGCACACATGCTCGCCAAGGCGAAGGAGGAAACGGAGCAGCGGCTGCAGGATGAGGCACCGCAGCACAAGGACCAGGCCCAGCTCTTGCCGGACTCATGA
- the LOC102722226 gene encoding uncharacterized protein LOC102722226 isoform X2 → MSLKLPIPQGLSFLRSVGFFEDGKADAAARQRQSPKLKLQTDREVYRPGDSVTATIEICTPAGLNDDAAAPAESGEDAPSLLVDGLSFEIKGIEKLDSQWFSVQKPLPGSKQRRGEHLFLDCSAPTLIPKVIIASGQTKTYIVRVELPRILPPSYRGISIRYIYYVRSTLFGRSIILGNGDQNIAPVNTAVQLEARIPLQICVSQKSSSLINEGNFPLPIEQLDIFWREKDEDSEWRKANDNTDLEEGYDSSKDEVSSVSSYNPSKANPESSLRSSVSMHSLSSRLSTSEPLYSRERPSFPSYSPIPRLSVSEISDDHGGGVVSPQRKLNHLLSDHHPSNGQMFSLDPDRSNDDVGLPLTPKYVESAGSESFMRGRSYNIRIDDQVLLRFSPKNSDSTYYFGDMIGGALTFFHGSGTRRCLEVSVTLETSETVNPRVIHPSRRSSPSITKVHSEHYEVVADLHQTSFLFSVPIDGPMSFTTSKVSVQWSLRFEFFTTPEGIDPSRYEHPLLVEKREKGDWVLPITVYAPPLRRQATHGRNDKSVLIGNLFNS, encoded by the exons ATGTCACTGAAGCTCCCGATCCCGCAAGGGCTCTCCTTCCTGAGAAGCGTCGGGTTTTTCGAGGACGGGAAGGCTGATGCCGCTGCCAGGCAGAGGCAGTCCCCGAAATTGAAGCTCCAGACAGACAGGGAGGTGTACAGGCCTGGTGATTCGGTCACTGCGACTATAGAGATCTGCACCCCCGCTGGGTTGAATGATGACGCCGCTGCGCCGGCGGAGTCGGGCGAAGATGCCCCCTCGCTCTTGGTAGATGGGCTCTCCTTCGAAATCAAAGGGATCGAGAAATTGGATAGCCAATGGTTCTCTGTTCAAAAGCCCTTACCAGGGTCTAAGCAAAGGAGAG GTGAACATTTGTTTCTGGATTGTTCAGCACCCACATTAATCCCTAAAGTTATAATTGCTTCGGGGCAAACAAAAACAT ACATTGTACGTGTGGAGCTCCCAAGGATTTTACCACCATCATATAGGGGTATAAGTATCCGctatatttattatgttaGGAGTACATTGTTTGGAAGATCGATTATATTGGGTAATGGAGATCAAAATATTGCCCCTGTGAATACGGCAGTTCAATTG GAAGCTCGAATCCCGTTGCAGATATGTGTTTCACAGAAAAGTAGCAGCCTAATAAATGAAG GGAACTTTCCACTCCCAATTGAGCAACTGGATATATTTTGGAGGGAGAAGGATGAAGATTCAGAATGG CGCAAAGCAAATGATAATACTGATCTAGAAGAAGGATATGATAGTTCGAAGGATGAAGTTTCATCTGTTTCCTCCTACAATCCTTCCAAAGCAAACCCAGAAAGCTCCCTCAGGAGCTCAGTGTCGATGCACTCCCTGTCATCACGTCTCTCCACAAGCGAACCATTGTATTCTAGAGAACGCCCCAGTTTCCCATCTTATAGTCCAATTCCTCGATTATCAGTATCAGAGATTTCAGATGATCATGGTGGCG GTGTGGTGTCACCTCAAAGGAAGCTCAATCATTTGCTGTCAGATCATCATCCATCAAATGGGCAGATGTTTTCTCTAGATCCTGACCGCTCAAATGATGATGTTGGGCTACCTCTCACACCAAAATATGTTGAATCAGCTGGAT CAGAAAGCTTTATGAGAGGAAGATCTTATAACATAAGAATAGATGACCAAGTCTTGCTTCGTTTCTCACCAAAGAATTCCGACTCAACTTATTACTTTGGTGATATG ATTGGTGGAGCACTGACCTTTTTTCATGGATCTGGAACACGGAGATGCCTAGAG GTATCTGTAACCTTGGAGACATCAGAAACGGTTAATCCTCGTGTAATACATCCTTCGAGAAGGAGCTCACCCTCAATAACCAAG GTACACAGTGAACATTATGAAGTTGTTGCGGATCTTCACCAAACAAGCTTTCTCTTTTCCGTTCCAATTGATGGACCAATGTCGTTTACTACTTCAAAAGTTTCTGTGCAATGGTCTCTTCGATTTGAGTTCTTCACAACACCTGAAGGAATTGATCCATCTAG GTATGAGCATCCACTTCTTGttgagaaaagagagaagggtGACTGGGTGCTTCCAATAACTGTTTATGCACCTCCATTGCGTAGGCAAGCAACTCATGGAAGAAATGATAAATCTGTCTTAATTGGAAACCTTTTCAACTCTTGA
- the LOC102722226 gene encoding uncharacterized protein LOC102722226 isoform X1 produces MSLKLPIPQGLSFLRSVGFFEDGKADAAARQRQSPKLKLQTDREVYRPGDSVTATIEICTPAGLNDDAAAPAESGEDAPSLLVDGLSFEIKGIEKLDSQWFSVQKPLPGSKQRRGEHLFLDCSAPTLIPKVIIASGQTKTYIVRVELPRILPPSYRGISIRYIYYVRSTLFGRSIILGNGDQNIAPVNTAVQLEARIPLQICVSQKSSSLINEGNFPLPIEQLDIFWREKDEDSEWRKANDNTDLEEGYDSSKDEVSSVSSYNPSKANPESSLRSSVSMHSLSSRLSTSEPLYSRERPSFPSYSPIPRLSVSEISDDHGGGKAGSVVSPQRKLNHLLSDHHPSNGQMFSLDPDRSNDDVGLPLTPKYVESAGSESFMRGRSYNIRIDDQVLLRFSPKNSDSTYYFGDMIGGALTFFHGSGTRRCLEVSVTLETSETVNPRVIHPSRRSSPSITKVHSEHYEVVADLHQTSFLFSVPIDGPMSFTTSKVSVQWSLRFEFFTTPEGIDPSRYEHPLLVEKREKGDWVLPITVYAPPLRRQATHGRNDKSVLIGNLFNS; encoded by the exons ATGTCACTGAAGCTCCCGATCCCGCAAGGGCTCTCCTTCCTGAGAAGCGTCGGGTTTTTCGAGGACGGGAAGGCTGATGCCGCTGCCAGGCAGAGGCAGTCCCCGAAATTGAAGCTCCAGACAGACAGGGAGGTGTACAGGCCTGGTGATTCGGTCACTGCGACTATAGAGATCTGCACCCCCGCTGGGTTGAATGATGACGCCGCTGCGCCGGCGGAGTCGGGCGAAGATGCCCCCTCGCTCTTGGTAGATGGGCTCTCCTTCGAAATCAAAGGGATCGAGAAATTGGATAGCCAATGGTTCTCTGTTCAAAAGCCCTTACCAGGGTCTAAGCAAAGGAGAG GTGAACATTTGTTTCTGGATTGTTCAGCACCCACATTAATCCCTAAAGTTATAATTGCTTCGGGGCAAACAAAAACAT ACATTGTACGTGTGGAGCTCCCAAGGATTTTACCACCATCATATAGGGGTATAAGTATCCGctatatttattatgttaGGAGTACATTGTTTGGAAGATCGATTATATTGGGTAATGGAGATCAAAATATTGCCCCTGTGAATACGGCAGTTCAATTG GAAGCTCGAATCCCGTTGCAGATATGTGTTTCACAGAAAAGTAGCAGCCTAATAAATGAAG GGAACTTTCCACTCCCAATTGAGCAACTGGATATATTTTGGAGGGAGAAGGATGAAGATTCAGAATGG CGCAAAGCAAATGATAATACTGATCTAGAAGAAGGATATGATAGTTCGAAGGATGAAGTTTCATCTGTTTCCTCCTACAATCCTTCCAAAGCAAACCCAGAAAGCTCCCTCAGGAGCTCAGTGTCGATGCACTCCCTGTCATCACGTCTCTCCACAAGCGAACCATTGTATTCTAGAGAACGCCCCAGTTTCCCATCTTATAGTCCAATTCCTCGATTATCAGTATCAGAGATTTCAGATGATCATGGTGGCGGTAAAGCTGGAa GTGTGGTGTCACCTCAAAGGAAGCTCAATCATTTGCTGTCAGATCATCATCCATCAAATGGGCAGATGTTTTCTCTAGATCCTGACCGCTCAAATGATGATGTTGGGCTACCTCTCACACCAAAATATGTTGAATCAGCTGGAT CAGAAAGCTTTATGAGAGGAAGATCTTATAACATAAGAATAGATGACCAAGTCTTGCTTCGTTTCTCACCAAAGAATTCCGACTCAACTTATTACTTTGGTGATATG ATTGGTGGAGCACTGACCTTTTTTCATGGATCTGGAACACGGAGATGCCTAGAG GTATCTGTAACCTTGGAGACATCAGAAACGGTTAATCCTCGTGTAATACATCCTTCGAGAAGGAGCTCACCCTCAATAACCAAG GTACACAGTGAACATTATGAAGTTGTTGCGGATCTTCACCAAACAAGCTTTCTCTTTTCCGTTCCAATTGATGGACCAATGTCGTTTACTACTTCAAAAGTTTCTGTGCAATGGTCTCTTCGATTTGAGTTCTTCACAACACCTGAAGGAATTGATCCATCTAG GTATGAGCATCCACTTCTTGttgagaaaagagagaagggtGACTGGGTGCTTCCAATAACTGTTTATGCACCTCCATTGCGTAGGCAAGCAACTCATGGAAGAAATGATAAATCTGTCTTAATTGGAAACCTTTTCAACTCTTGA
- the LOC107304365 gene encoding uncharacterized protein LOC107304365: protein MGECSYNSMSPSTPPLPLPAPAAARKGSSDAAAVQKERPKIRIIHIIAPEIIKTDVANFRELVQRLTGRRQQQQLGAADGAATAEAQAPPPPPPAAEEEEEEPKKETATAAKKRPAAAAQPEESEENLTNSKKKKKIKCEVKVEEGGGLGYDHLDYTDLWMDLNPGGFLSFLEEEEDVFQGMAADLFQCPSRMDFVGEMYAS, encoded by the coding sequence ATGGGGGAGTGCAGCTACAACAGCATGAGCccatcgacgccgccgctgccgctgccggcgccggcggcggcgaggaagggctcgtcggacgcggcggcggtgcagaAGGAGAGGCCCAAGATAAGGATCATTCACATCATTGCGCCGGAGATCATCAAGACCGACGTGGCCAATTTCCGGGAGCTGGTGCAGCGCCTCACCgggaggcggcagcagcagcagctgggagctgccgacggcgccgccacggcggaggcacaggcgccgccgccgccgccgcccgccgccgaggaagaggaggaggagccgaaGAAGGAgacggccacggcggccaagaagaggccggcggcggcggcgcagccggaGGAGAGCGAGGAGAACCTAACGaacagcaagaagaagaagaagatcaagTGCGAGGTGAAGGTGGAGGAAGGAGGTGGCCTCGGCTACGATCATCTTGATTACACCGACCTGTGGATGGACCTGAATCCGGGAGGGTtcttgagcttcttggaggaagaagaggatgtGTTCCAGGGCATGGCTGCCGACCTGTTCCAGTGTCCATCGAGGATGGATTTTGTTGGCGAAATGTACGCATCTTGA